A portion of the Krasilnikovia cinnamomea genome contains these proteins:
- a CDS encoding DUF6879 family protein → MDPATYDDLNALCRGIRKSFVHLETRDAYGTEVESPHMARWRRGEPDDYAWLGWWLEMLREHRAAGRTCRRARIVSEPLSDYQRWTMSHASLFTDAGEEIRYLPRPRLATIALPGSGDFYVFDDEIVLFLHYTGAGTNASFQTTTEPAIVRTCRQAFETVWDLAVPVRDYRSQ, encoded by the coding sequence ATGGACCCGGCGACCTACGACGACCTCAACGCGCTGTGCCGAGGCATCCGAAAGTCATTTGTGCACCTGGAGACCCGGGACGCCTACGGTACCGAGGTGGAATCACCCCACATGGCGAGATGGCGGCGCGGCGAGCCCGACGACTACGCCTGGCTCGGCTGGTGGTTGGAGATGCTGCGCGAACACCGCGCAGCCGGGCGCACCTGCCGCCGGGCCCGCATCGTGTCCGAGCCGTTGAGTGACTACCAGCGCTGGACGATGAGCCATGCGAGCCTGTTCACCGACGCCGGCGAGGAGATCCGATACCTGCCGCGCCCTCGGCTGGCCACCATAGCGCTGCCGGGGAGCGGGGACTTCTACGTCTTCGACGACGAGATCGTGTTGTTCCTGCACTACACCGGCGCGGGCACAAACGCTTCATTCCAGACAACGACCGAACCTGCGATCGTGCGGACCTGCCGTCAGGCCTTCGAGACGGTGTGGGATTTGGCTGTGCCCGTACGTGACTACCGATCCCAGTAG